The sequence CACTCACGGCCAAGCTGGACGGAGGAACCCTGAATATTGAAGCCAGCGACGATCTTTCAGGCGTAGAAGCGGTTTACATTGATAAAACCCGCGTGAATCTTCTTGTCAACGGAAAAGCCTCTGTTGCACTAAAGGATTACGCAGGCAATGAAAAACAGGTTGTCGTGTATGCCGTGGATTATTCCGGCAATCGCTCCAAAGAAGTTAAACTGGATAATCCTTATTATACAGCGCAAACACAAGCCCCTGTTAGCTCTGCGGCACCTTCAACATCTTCCACTGCAAAACCTTCGGCAACAACTTCTTCCACTCCTACATCTTCATCCTCCCCGCAGCCGAGCGACAACACTACCGTCTCCCCAAGCACTTCACCGAACGGCAACTCCAGCGAAGATGAAGAAACCGAAACGGCAATTCCCGAGGGGGCGTTTACTCCAGATGGGACAGGTACGATTCTTGATTCAGCCAGTGAACAGGAAGATGAAAAACAGTTTTACACCATTACTACCGCTGCGGGCAATGTATTCTATCTGATTATTGATGGAAAGCGCGATTCGCAAAATGTTTATTTTCTAAACGGTGTTACAGAGGCCGATCTGATGGCCTTGGCTGAAAAAGAAGGCGATACTGACGGTGTTGTACCGGAGATTGAAACCTGCACCTGTACTGATCGATGCGAAGCTGGCGCTGTCAACACAGATTGTCCGGTCTGCAAAAACGATATGGCAGGTTGTTTGGGAAAGGTCGTGGAAAAGCCGAGTGAGAACCCCGAGCAGCCAGAACAGACCGAAGAAAAAGGCGGTAACACCGGCTTGATTATCTTCATCGTCATTGCTCTGGCTGGCGCTGGCGGCGCGGGATATTATTTCAAAATTGTTCGTCCCAAGCAGCAAGCCGAAATGGAGGATGCCGAAGAATTTGAGGATGACAGCTACGGCGAAGGCTTTGACGGGGATTATGGCTATGAAGAATCCCTACCGGACAGCATTGATGAAAATGAACAAGACGATGAACAGTAACGGGCAATCCTGCCTACACATTCAAAAAGAAAGCGAGGTAGCAAATCAGTGAATAAACAGGCAATTCGAGGCCACCGTTTTCAAAGACTCGTGGCCTTTTTCCTTTGTACTCTACTCGTGATTGGTCTATTCCCCGTGAGTTCCTTTGCCGCAACAGGCAATGCGGCGA comes from Christensenellaceae bacterium and encodes:
- a CDS encoding bacteriocin — protein: MKNKTIAFLSALVLCISAFALPITAFAASSDDTTPPTLTAKLDGGTLNIEASDDLSGVEAVYIDKTRVNLLVNGKASVALKDYAGNEKQVVVYAVDYSGNRSKEVKLDNPYYTAQTQAPVSSAAPSTSSTAKPSATTSSTPTSSSSPQPSDNTTVSPSTSPNGNSSEDEETETAIPEGAFTPDGTGTILDSASEQEDEKQFYTITTAAGNVFYLIIDGKRDSQNVYFLNGVTEADLMALAEKEGDTDGVVPEIETCTCTDRCEAGAVNTDCPVCKNDMAGCLGKVVEKPSENPEQPEQTEEKGGNTGLIIFIVIALAGAGGAGYYFKIVRPKQQAEMEDAEEFEDDSYGEGFDGDYGYEESLPDSIDENEQDDEQ